A DNA window from Fragaria vesca subsp. vesca linkage group LG3, FraVesHawaii_1.0, whole genome shotgun sequence contains the following coding sequences:
- the LOC101310878 gene encoding glucosidase 2 subunit beta-like gives MKLKIPPTVLCLLSLSIIIRSAASSPHDQFLGIAPQDEKYYKSSEVIKCKDGSKKFTRAQLNDDFCDCPDATDEPGTSACPTGKFYCQNVGHAPLHLFSSRVNDGICDCCDGSDEYDGKVNCPNTCWEAGKVARDKLKKKIATYQEGVAIRKQEVEQAKLAMAKDEAELLKLQGEEKILKRLVEQLRERKEQIEKAEEKERLQKEKEEQEKKEAEEKAKQEKTKADEEAKKEKFEDIEDGSAEEKPIESPHDDNVGTLEDPHSYQDTAEEHDDLATKDDDTPENTKSVVDGVQEEAVKQKKESVATTEPDFDGGSKVPNDEGNDAAENTESLSKEELGRLVASRWTGEDATKESGEVDVTKDSDHEDHEELPKETYVEQSDGYASETDEDNQKYDDEEVQDEADDDFGAEDHSDSGSSYKYESDTDSDLSDGTTSSNPSWLDKIQNTVRNILQVVNLFQTPVNRSEAATIRKEFDESSAKLSKMESRISSLTQKLKHDFGPDKEFYLFYGRCFESKQNKYVYKVCPYKQASQVEGHSTTRLGSWDKFDSYKVMIFANGDKCWNGPDRSLKVRLKCGLKNEVADVDEPSRCEYVALLSTPAICLEEKLQELQHKLDMMIKDQPQAHDEL, from the exons ATGAAGTTGAAGATTCCTCCCACGGTGCTGTGTCTACTCTCGCTATCTATTATTATCAGATCAGCTGCTTCTTCTCCCCACGATCAATTTCTTGGAATCGCTCCCCAAG ATGAGAAATACTACAAATCGTCGGAGGTGATTAAATGTAAAGACGGATCCAAGAAATTCACCAGAGCTCAGCTCAACGATGATTTCTGCGATTGCCCTGATGCCACCGACGAGCCTG GTACTTCTGCTTGCCCCACCGGAAAGTTCTACTGTCAAAATGTGGGTCACGCTCCTCTCCACCTATTTTCATCTAGAGTCAATGATGGTATTTGCG ACTGCTGTGATGGCAGTGATGAATATGATGGTAAAGTAAATTGCCCAAATACATGTTGGGAGGCTGGGAAAGTGGCTAGAGATAAGCTGAAAAAGAAGATTGCTACTTACCAAGAGGGAGTTGCAATACGAAAACAGGAAGTTGAACAAGCAAAATTAGCTATGGCCAAAGATGAGGCAGAACTTTTAAAGCTGCAAGGTGAAGAGAAAATACTAAAGCGACTTGTTGAACAGCTCAGAG AGCGTAAAGAACAAATAGAAAAGGCTGAGGAGAAGGAACGGTTACAGAAAGAAAAAGAAGAGCAGGAGAAAAAAGAAGCGGAAGAGAAAGCTAAGCAGGAGAAGACTAAAGCTGATGAGGAAGCAAAGAAGGAAAAATTTGAGGATATAGAGGATGGCAGTGCTGAAGAGAAACCTATAGAAAGTCCACATGATGATAATGTTGGGACTTTGGAGGATCCACATTCATACCAG GATACAGCCGAGGAACATGATGACTTAGCTACTAAAGATGATGATACTCCTGAAAATACAAAATCTGTGGTTGATGGTGTACAAGAG GAAGCAGTAAAGCAGAAGAAAGAGTCTGTCGCCACAACTGAACCTGACTTTGATGGCGGAAGCAAGGTGCCTAATGATGAG GGAAATGATGCAGCAGAAAACACAGAGTCATTGTCAAAGGAAGAGTTGGGCCGCCTTGTTGCTTCTCGCTGGACTGGGGAAGATGCTACAAAGGAATCAGGGGAAGTTGATGTTACAAAGGATTCCGATCATGAAGATCATGAAGAGTTGCCTAAGGAGACCTATGTTGAACAGTCTGATGGCTATGCTTCAGAAACTGACGAGGACAACCAAAAGTATGATGATGAAGAGGTACAGGATGAGGCAGATGATGATTTTGGCGCTGAGGATCACAGTGATTCTGGTTCTTCATACAAATACGAGTCAGACACTGATTCAGACTTGTCTG ATGGAACAACCTCAAGTAACCCATCTTGGCTGGACAAGATACAAAACACTGTTCGGAACATTCTGCAGGTTGTTAACTTATTCCAGACACCAGTGAACCGATCAG AGGCGGCTACTATACGGAAGGAGTTTGACGAATCCAGTGCCAAGTTGTCCAAGATGGAGTCAAGAATATCAAGTTTGACGCAAAAGCTAAAACATGATTTTG GACCAGATAAGGAGTTCTATTTATTCTATGGTCGTTGTTTTGAAAGCAAGCAGAATAA ATACGTCTACAAAGTGTGCCCATATAAGCAAGCTTCCCAGGTGGAGGGGCACTCAACAACTCGTCTAGG GAGCTGGGACAAATTTGACTCATATAAAGTCATGATCTTTGCAAATGGTGACAAGTGCTGGAATGGGCCCGACAGAAGTCTAAAG GTCAGGCTTAAATGTGGGTTGAAGAATGAGGTTGCTGATGTTGATGAACCAAGCCGCTGCGA GTATGTAGCATTGTTATCAACTCCAGCAATTTGCTTGGAGGAAAAACTTCAG GAATTGCAACATAAATTAGACATGATGATCAAAGACCAACCACAAGCCCATGATGAACTTTAG
- the LOC101302151 gene encoding uncharacterized protein LOC101302151: MQTPQGRGSRPGRAPNVERHRQLSGANMMEDYFVKRPVYSNTIFRQRYRMQKPVFNRIMTDLCNFDDFWKQKPDATRKLGLLPEQKMTGALRMLAYGAGVDQCDEITRMGTSTALKCLKKFCVQVEYLYGDWYLRAPNVVDLQRLLHKGQQHGFPGMIGSIDCMH; this comes from the coding sequence ATGCAGACTCCTCAAGGTCGTGGTTCACGTCCTGGTCGTGCCCCAAATGTTGAAAGACACAGACAATTAAGTGGGGCTAACATGATGGAGGATTACTTTGTCAAGCGTCCAGTGTATAGCAACACAATTTTTCGCCAACGCTATCGAATGCAAAAACCAGTATTCAATCGCATCATGACAGACCTTTGCAATTTCGATGATTTTTGGAAACAAAAACCAGATGCCACTAGAAAGCTAGGATTGCTACCAGAACAAAAAATGACAGGTGCGTTACGAATGCTTGCATATGGTGCAGGGGTTGATCAATGTGATGAAATCACCAGGATGGGAACATCAACTGCTTTGAAATGCCTCAAGAAATTTTGTGTACAAGTGGAGTATTTGTACGGGGATTGGTATCTTCGAGCTCCTAATGTCGTAGATTTGCAAAGGCTTCTACACAAAGGACAACAACATGGTTTTCCCGGCATGATTGGGAGCATCGATTGCATGCACTAG
- the LOC101310390 gene encoding pyruvate kinase, cytosolic isozyme-like isoform 2, producing the protein MDQKPKTKIVCTLGPASRSVPMVEKLLRAGMNVARFNFSHGSHEYHQETLNNLRAAMESTGILCAVMLDTKGPEIRTGFLKDAKPIQLKQGQEITISTDYSIKGDENMICMSYKKLAEDVKPGSMILCADGTISFLALSCDKQKGLVRCRCENSAMLGERKNVNLPGVVVDLPTLTEKDKEDILKWGIPNKIDMIALSFVRKGSDLVEVRKLLGKHAKNILLMSKVENQEGVANFDDILANSDAFMVARGDLGMEIPIEKIFLAQKVMIYKCNIQGKPVVTATQMLESMIKSPRPTRAEATDVANAVLDGTDCVMLSGETAAGAYPELAVSTMAKICLEAESTLHYGDVFKRIMDHSPVPMSPLESLASSAVKTANSSKAALILVLTRGGSTAKLVANDEAPARHSLIFRGLVPVLSAGSSRASHAETTEEALEFAIQHAKMKGLCKNGDAVVALHRDGNASVIKILTVK; encoded by the exons ATGGATCAGAAGCCCAAGACGAAGATCGTGTGCACCCTGGGACCTGCATCTAGGTCGGTGCCCATGGTCGAGAAGCTTCTCCGGGCCGGCATGAACGTCGCCCGCTTCAACTTCTCCCACGGCTCCCACGAGTACCATCAGGAGACTCTCAACAATCTCCGGGCCGCCATGGAATCCACCGGAATTCTCTGCGCCGTTATGCTCGACACCAAG GGTCCCGAGATTCGAACTGGATTTCTCAAGGATGCCAAACCCATCCAGCTCAAACAAGGTCAAGAGATCACCATATCCACTGACTACAGCATCAAGGGTGATGAAAATATGATTTGCATGAGCTACAAGAAGTTGGCTGAGGATGTCAAGCCTGGGAGTATGATACTCTGTGCTGATGGTACCATCTCATTTTTGGCGTTATCTTGTGACAAACAAAAGGGACTCGTCAGATGCCGATGTGAGAACTCTGCCATGCTTGGTGAGAGAAAGAATGTTAATCTTCCAGGAGTCGTTGTGGATCTCCCAACCCTAACCGAAAAGGACAAAGAAGATATTCTCAAGTGGGGAATTCCAAACAAGATTGACATGATTGCTCTCTCTTTTGTTCGCAAAGGTTCAGACCTAGTGGAGGTCCGCAAGCTCCTTGGAAAACATGCTAAGAACATCCTTCTCATGTCAAAG GTGGAGAATCAGGAAGGAGTGGCAAATTTTGATGATATCCTTGCAAACTCTGATGCATTCATGGTGGCACGAGGTGATCTTGGAATGGAAATTCCAATTGAAAAGATATTCCTGGCTCAGAAGGTGATGATCTACAAGTGCAACATTCAAGGAAAACCTGTTGTCACGGCAACACAGATGTTGGAATCAATGATCAAGTCTCCCCGTCCAACTAGGGCTGAAGCTACTGATGTGGCAAATGCGGTTCTAGATGGCACAGACTGTGTGATGTTGAGTGGTGAGACTGCTGCTGGAGCGTATCCTGAACTTGCAGTCAGCACCATGGCAAAAATATGCTTAGAAGCAGAAAGCACCCTTCACTATGGAGATGTCTTTAAAAGGATTATGGATCATTCCCCAGTGCCCATGAGCCCATTAGAGAGTCTGGCTTCTTCTGCCGTTAAAACAGCCAACTCATCCAAAGCAGCTCTTATATTGGTCTTAACCAGAGGAGGAAGTACTGCAAAACTAGTGGCCAA TGATGAAGCTCCAGCAAGGCATAGTCTAATTTTCCGTGGCTTGGTTCCAGTCTTAAGTGCAGGATCATCTAGGGCCTCTCATGCAGAAACAACTGAAGAAGCTCTGGAGTTTGCCATTCAACATGCTAAGATGAAGGGACTCTGCAAGAATGGAGATGCTGTTGTGGCTCTGCACCGTGATGGAAATGCATCTGTGATCAAGATCTTGACCGTGAAGTGA
- the LOC101311171 gene encoding uncharacterized protein LOC101311171, producing MEGSSLLSLSCSSPSYSSLSFTLSHSSSSSCLLFGKSHLVSLIPRPFTVRTSLRTSTFTVDEALEKPINSESRDMLPKIDKSGRFCSPRAARELALSIVYASCLEGSDPVRLFEKRMNIRREPGYEFDKASLLEYNPMSFGGPPVTVQTVEEADELLLTDEKESAIEAEVLAAPPKLVYSKLILRFARKLLVAVMDKWDSHVLVIDRVAPPNWKDEPGSRILELCILHLAMSEITVLGTRHQIVINEAVDLAKRFCDGSAPRTINGCLRTFVNGLEETGLTPALGKQKVVT from the exons ATGGAGGGAAGCTCGCTCCTCAGTCTCAGCTGCTCTTCTCCCTCTTACTCCTCTCTAAGCTTCACTCTCTCCCACTCCTCCTCTTCTTCTTGTTTGCTCTTCGGAAAGTCCCATCTCGTGAGTTTAATCCCAAGACCCTTCACTGTCCGAACCTCTCTCCGCACTTCCACCTTCACCGTCGATGAAGCTCTCGAAAAGCCCATCAACTCCGAGTCCAGAGACATGTTGCCCAAGATTGACAAGAGCGGCAGATTTTGCAGCCCCAGAGCCGCCAGGGAGCTCGCTCT GTCCATTGTTTATGCTTCCTGTTTAGAAGGTTCTGACCCAGTACGCTTATTTGAAAAGCGAATGAATATCCGTCGAG AACCCGGGTATGAATTTGACAAGGCTTCATTGTTGGAATATAATCCCATGAGCTTCGGAGGACCTCCTGTCACAGTTCAAACTGTTGAAGAAGCAGATGAGCTCCTGCTAACTGACGAAAAGGAATCAGCAATCG AAGCGGAAGTTCTCGCAGCTCCTCCAAAGTTGGTATACAGCAAACTGATTTTAAG ATTTGCACGGAAACTTTTGGTTGCGGTCATGGATAAATGGGACAGTCATGTGCTTGTCATTGACAGAGTCGCCCCTCCAAATTGGAAG GATGAGCCAGGAAGCAGAATCTTGGAGCTTTGCATCCTTCACTTGGCAATGTCAGAAATAACAGTGTTAGGAACACGACACCAGATTGTCATTAATGAG GCTGTAGATCTTGCTAAACGTTTCTGTGATGGGTCAGCCCCCCGCACAATCAATGGTTGTCTCAGAACATTTGTCAATGGCCTTGAAGAAACTGGTTTAACTCCAGCTTTGGGGAAACAGAAAGTGGTCACTTGA
- the LOC101310390 gene encoding pyruvate kinase, cytosolic isozyme-like isoform 1: MDQKPKTKIVCTLGPASRSVPMVEKLLRAGMNVARFNFSHGSHEYHQETLNNLRAAMESTGILCAVMLDTKGPEIRTGFLKDAKPIQLKQGQEITISTDYSIKGDENMICMSYKKLAEDVKPGSMILCADGTISFLALSCDKQKGLVRCRCENSAMLGERKNVNLPGVVVDLPTLTEKDKEDILKWGIPNKIDMIALSFVRKGSDLVEVRKLLGKHAKNILLMSKVENQEGVANFDDILANSDAFMVARGDLGMEIPIEKIFLAQKVMIYKCNIQGKPVVTATQMLESMIKSPRPTRAEATDVANAVLDGTDCVMLSGETAAGAYPELAVSTMAKICLEAESTLHYGDVFKRIMDHSPVPMSPLESLASSAVKTANSSKAALILVLTRGGSTAKLVAKYRPGMPILSVVVPEIKTDSFDWSCSDEAPARHSLIFRGLVPVLSAGSSRASHAETTEEALEFAIQHAKMKGLCKNGDAVVALHRDGNASVIKILTVK, encoded by the exons ATGGATCAGAAGCCCAAGACGAAGATCGTGTGCACCCTGGGACCTGCATCTAGGTCGGTGCCCATGGTCGAGAAGCTTCTCCGGGCCGGCATGAACGTCGCCCGCTTCAACTTCTCCCACGGCTCCCACGAGTACCATCAGGAGACTCTCAACAATCTCCGGGCCGCCATGGAATCCACCGGAATTCTCTGCGCCGTTATGCTCGACACCAAG GGTCCCGAGATTCGAACTGGATTTCTCAAGGATGCCAAACCCATCCAGCTCAAACAAGGTCAAGAGATCACCATATCCACTGACTACAGCATCAAGGGTGATGAAAATATGATTTGCATGAGCTACAAGAAGTTGGCTGAGGATGTCAAGCCTGGGAGTATGATACTCTGTGCTGATGGTACCATCTCATTTTTGGCGTTATCTTGTGACAAACAAAAGGGACTCGTCAGATGCCGATGTGAGAACTCTGCCATGCTTGGTGAGAGAAAGAATGTTAATCTTCCAGGAGTCGTTGTGGATCTCCCAACCCTAACCGAAAAGGACAAAGAAGATATTCTCAAGTGGGGAATTCCAAACAAGATTGACATGATTGCTCTCTCTTTTGTTCGCAAAGGTTCAGACCTAGTGGAGGTCCGCAAGCTCCTTGGAAAACATGCTAAGAACATCCTTCTCATGTCAAAG GTGGAGAATCAGGAAGGAGTGGCAAATTTTGATGATATCCTTGCAAACTCTGATGCATTCATGGTGGCACGAGGTGATCTTGGAATGGAAATTCCAATTGAAAAGATATTCCTGGCTCAGAAGGTGATGATCTACAAGTGCAACATTCAAGGAAAACCTGTTGTCACGGCAACACAGATGTTGGAATCAATGATCAAGTCTCCCCGTCCAACTAGGGCTGAAGCTACTGATGTGGCAAATGCGGTTCTAGATGGCACAGACTGTGTGATGTTGAGTGGTGAGACTGCTGCTGGAGCGTATCCTGAACTTGCAGTCAGCACCATGGCAAAAATATGCTTAGAAGCAGAAAGCACCCTTCACTATGGAGATGTCTTTAAAAGGATTATGGATCATTCCCCAGTGCCCATGAGCCCATTAGAGAGTCTGGCTTCTTCTGCCGTTAAAACAGCCAACTCATCCAAAGCAGCTCTTATATTGGTCTTAACCAGAGGAGGAAGTACTGCAAAACTAGTGGCCAAGTACAGGCCCGGCATGCCTATACTGTCTGTTGTTGTCCCTGAGATTAAGACTGACTCTTTTGACTGGTCATGCAGTGATGAAGCTCCAGCAAGGCATAGTCTAATTTTCCGTGGCTTGGTTCCAGTCTTAAGTGCAGGATCATCTAGGGCCTCTCATGCAGAAACAACTGAAGAAGCTCTGGAGTTTGCCATTCAACATGCTAAGATGAAGGGACTCTGCAAGAATGGAGATGCTGTTGTGGCTCTGCACCGTGATGGAAATGCATCTGTGATCAAGATCTTGACCGTGAAGTGA